In Mus pahari chromosome 20, PAHARI_EIJ_v1.1, whole genome shotgun sequence, the genomic stretch tttttttttttttttttttttttttttttttttttttcgagacagggtttctctgtgtagccctggctgtcctggaactcattctgtagaccatgctggcttcgaactcagaaatccacctgcctcggcctcccaagtgcagggaccACCGCTGCCCGGCACACTTTATATTCTTGATGTGTTGTTTTATTGGTTGGTTTGCTGTCGAGAGTTTTGTTTTTAGGGCCTAACAGGGAAgccttgatcttcctgtcttcttgcctcaggctcccaagaGCCAGGATTGCAGGCCTGAGCTACCCTACCTTCCTGTTCCCTTGCATTCCTTGTTCCTATTTCCAGATCCCTTAGGGCATCTTTCCATTCTGCTAAGTGGCCAGCAGGCAGTAGTAAATCCAAAGTTAAAGACAAATAGATAGGAAGAAAACAACTAAGTTGGACTGCTTATCAGCTTCCCTAGCAATGGGAAGAAGAccctgttgtttggttttggagtgTGGCTTAATCTAGGTTAGTCTGAAAAGTCACCTTTACGTGCACTATGGATCCAAGCCCCTAGATCCTGTGTCTCACCAGAAGCCCTCTCCTGAGGAGTTCTCAGTTGTTTTGCCCACCATTGTTATCCCACCTATCGTGGAGAAATGAGCTTAACTAACTCTGGGTCACTTTTGAAGATTTCCTTTTAGTTGTAGAAATGCTAGTTGGCTCAGAATTGTCAGAATTCCCTAATACTTGACCTTGAGTGTTTGCTGTGATTCTCTACCTAAACTCTCCTCTGAATTTATCTGACAAGTCCCTATGATAGACATAACAGTCATCTTTATGCTCCAGGCAGGGAGATTGGGGTCTGTAGAAATAAAGTCACTTGTCCAAGATCATACAAAGTATATGACTAAggtggggtttgaacccaggcagTCTGGCCTCTTACAGACCCCACCCTTTAACCCACTACGTAGTTTTCACTACCTCTgctaaaatgatattaaaatagaagaaagggagacagcaagatggctcacaagCCTAACGGCCACATTTAATCTGTAAGACGCACATGGTAGAGCGAGAGAAACCACACTCATCCTTTGGAGGGGTACCATGGCACATGCATTAATTCCAACatgcaggaagatctctgtgagttcccagctagcctggaattacatagcaagtttcaggccattcagctacacagtgagaccctgtctcaaaataaataaggatggccaataaaatggttcagtgggtgaagtacttgctgccaagcctgacaacctaaattCAATGTCCAGGGCCCTTGTATGTGGACAGTAGGCGGAAAGGTCCTCCTCCAagtttccctctgacctccacccttATGCCATGGCAAGCAGGTGCACACattcacagaaaaatgaataagtgagccgggcatggtggcgtacacctttaatcccagcacttgggaggcagaggcaggtggatttctgagttcgaggccagcctggtttacagagtgagttccNNNNNNNNNNNNNNNNNNNNNNNNNNNNNNNNNNNNNNNNNNNNNNNNNNNNNNNNNNNNNNNNNNNNNNNNNNNNNNNNNNNNNNNNNNNNNNNNNNNNNNNNNNNNNNNNNNNNNNNNNNNNNNNNNNNNNNNNNNNNNNNNNNNNNNNNNNNNNNNNNNNNNNNNNNNNNNNNNNNNNNNNNNNNNNNNNNNNNNNNNNNNNNNNNNNNNNNNNNNNNNNNNNNNNNNNNNNNNNNNNNNNNNNNNNNNNNNNNNNNNNNNNNNNNNNNNNNNNNNNNNNNNNNNNNNNNNNNNNNNNNNNNNNNNNNNNNNNNNNNNNNNNNNNNNNNNNNNNNNNNNNNNNNNNNNNNNNNNNNNNNNNNNNNNNNNNNNNNNNNNNNNNNNNNNNNNNNNNNNNNNNNNNNNNNNNNNNNNNNNNNNNNNNNNNNNNNNNNNNNNNNNNNNNNNNNNNNNNNNNNNNNNNNNNNNNNNNNNNNNNNNNNNNNNNNNNNNNNNNNNNNNNNNNNNNNNNNNNNNNNNNNNNNNNNNNNNNNNNNNNNNNNNNNNNNNNNNNNNNNNNNNNNNNNNNNNNNNNNNNNNNNNNNNNNNNNNNNNNNNNNNNNNNNNNctttaaaaaaaaaaaaaaaaaaaaaagctgtgcacCAGCACTGCCTGCTGTGATGGGTagctgtgaccccagcactcagactCGGAAGGATAGCTacaagtccaaggccagtctggtctacaattCCAGATCTGCCAAGAATATGTATTTATGAAGATCCTATCCCAAAAGCTAAAAATGAAATAGTTGCAAAGACTTTTAAGCCAGCAAAGTGCTTACTTTAAAaggttaacattttaaattttagatatattttactaaattttaatttttactaaatTGCAAATACATTTACTAAATTGTATCAGATGATGAGTTCCAGTTATTGCAGAGAAACTTCATGGACAAGTACTACCAGGAATTTGAAGACACAGAAGAGAATAAACTCACCTATACAcccatttttaatgaatatgtaaGTAGATTCTGTTTCTCCTACCAGGAAAATTAAGGTTTCTTTAAAATCTGAATTTAGATCCGTTATGTATAACTAATATATACtgttaaaaagtttaaattagaataaaaaaatgtttcaaagcaTGGTGGCACCTGTAGCCACCTgccactcaagaggctgaggcaggaggatggcttcAAGTGGAAGCCTGCCTGAGCTACCTAGTAAATTTCAAGTTAGCTTAGGTTGTTTAGCAAGATTatttcttgaagaaaaagaaaagttggagTTAGTTTACTTTTTATAGATGCCAGCACTGCCTGGGGGTTGCTGATTAGAATCTGGTTTAGATAATTTTTCTCTTGCCAGATCTTGGAGCTATTCCTAGAGGGTTTTTATGAAGTAGTTGGTGAGCCTGCAACTTCTGGTTTAAAACAAGTTTGCCTTCACCATACTCTTGCCCTCAGCTGTGATATCTTCCATTTGTCTGCTGTGGAAAAACAGTGCCAGCAAAGCAGCCAGTGGGTAAAGACGGAGGGAGAGAGCTGGGTTCACAGGAGTTGTCCTTGGatgtccacatgcacactgtagcACCTACATGCCCACTCACATACATCATGGACCCAGTAACGataagtaaaatagaaaacacagggctggacagatggctcccAGAGGACTGCAGAGCatctacatcacacacacaccccttcccatCTCCACTGTCTTCTGCAGATCTCCCTGGTAGAGAAGTACATTGAAGAGCAGTTGCTGGAGCGGATCCCAGGCTTCAACATGGCGGCCTTCACAACCACGCTGCAGTGAGTTGAGCCTGACTCTGGGTCTGTGCTTCTCATTTTCCTCCCCTAGACTGAAGAAACCCCACTCCTTGTCATCACTGAGAGCACTGGGTGGCTGGGTCCTGAGTGGGAGTGAGAGGCCCTCTACACCTTTGcaaggcttttgttgttgttgtttgtttgtttgtttttcgagacagggtttctctgtatatctctggctgtcctggaattcacactgtagaccaggctggcctcgaactcagaaatctgcctccctctgcctcctaagtgcacTGCCCAGCGgctttttgagatatttttaaatgtatatgtatgtgtgtgagcctgcatgaggttatgtgtaccatgtgcatgcaggatcctccagaggccagaggagggtttTAGACCCTCTAGAACTGAGCTACCAGCAGTTGTGAGTGCCCATGTGCTCTAGAAACAAGCCTGGggccctgcaagagcagcaagtgctctgaccactgagctctctctctcctgccacttTTAGGGGggatgaggtggggggaggacagggtctcttatagccaaggctggccacacgcctgatccttctgcctccatctcccaggtgCTGATAgacatgccccaccatgcctagCCTGTGCATCTTGAAGGGAGTCTGTCTCCCTGTTCATTCACAACGCCAACACTCTGTCTTTTGCAGGCACCATAAAGATGAGGTGGCTGGTGACATCTTTGACATGCTGCTCACATTCacggattttctggctttcaaggAGATGttcctggactacagagcagTAAGTTGTGGCTGCTTGCCTACTTAGCCTCAAGGAACCACACAGAGTTTAGAGGGCAGCGCTATGGAGACAAccacctgccctgcctcctctgtCTTTCGTCCCCTGCCCCCCTTATAATGGTTCATGTGAGTTTGGTGGCTTTTGAGACTATGTAGTGCTGCTCCATTCTGGTCAGGACCTTTCTATGTTTTGATGACACAGGCTCAGGGCTTCCAACAAAGAAGTCTCTTATGTCACTTTTCATGCAGgctcctttaaaaaagaaaaagccacctTGTTTacttatgtatgcatttattgaGACAGAGTGTTACTATATAGCTATGtaaaccaaactggcctcaagctcagacatcctcctgcctcaactgcCTGAGAACCTGGATTAAAAGCATGGCACCATGCCCATTCCCAGTtagtcatattttttaaatttagtttattattttttttatgtgtataagtgtctacctgtatgtatgtctgtgcaccacatacatgtatgtctggtgcccatggaggccgaAATATCAGGTAGTATCCCCTGGGACTGCAATTAGTGACAGTCGGATGCTAGGATggtgggaatcaaatccaggtcccctggaagagcagtcagtgattttacccaccaagccatttcTCGGCCCCCAAGAAAGTCTAGGGCCATAGTTGAGAGAGGAAATAACCTGCTGTATACCTGCTTGCCCCTCTCTGTATGCTCCTTGGCACCTCACACACCTTCCTGCTATCCCCACCATTCTCCCATCCCAGATGCTCCTCCTGAGTCCAGAAAGCTTTCTCCATTCCTGGTGTCTTGAagttctcttgctttctcctgtAGGAAAAGGAAGGCCGAGGACTGGACTTAAGCAGCGGCTTGGTTGTGACTTCTCTGTGTAAGTCGTCATCTACGCCAGCTTCCCAGAACAACCTGCGGCACTAGGTCCCACCTTCGCACAACCAGTGTGATTGACATGAGTTCACCAGGCCAGCAGGCTCCGAGAAACATGGGCTAATGATGACAGGTGTATCCTGCAAAGACCCACTGTGCCACAGCCCTTTGTCCATGTGAAGTATTGATGAGTCCCAGAAAACATGACTGACCCTGCTGGCCCTTGTCCAGAAACTCCTTCCCCCCTAGTCCATAACCCTTATGTTCCCTGCTCCTGTCCCCATACAGACGCCTCTCCCAGGTGCTTCTGAGTGGCTCCTCGGGCGCACAGACCTGGGTTGGCCACCTCACCTGGGGGCTGTCCTCCAGCAGTGTAGTGTGTCAACAGTGTGGATACCACACTGTTGTGAGCCCTTCATCCCGCAGGCTTTAGTGAGTCTTTGTTCTCCCATGGTTTTCACCTGGGTCCGCTTCCGCTTCAGGCCTCAGCCTCAATGGGGCTTTTGTTTGGGCGTGTTGATCTGGGGAGTTACAGACCAGCTGCCTGTCCTGGTTTCTGAGTCTCCTGCGATTACAGCTTGACTGGCTGTGGGGATCCACTGAGAGAGCTGCCCTCTACCCACAAGTGAAAATGAACTCCCAACCTTACGTTAGCAGTCCTTTCACCAGTGAGTCCTGCTGGTCTCGATGTAGCCCCACTGTTCTCTCTAAGcattatttttaagaaacttatttttataGATGAAAACTCAGGCTAACCTAGTGAGTATGATCTTGGGATGCCCATGATCAACCACTTAAAGATCAAAGTATTATATGCTGTGTGCTTTGTAGCTGTGAGTGTTGTGAGTGCAAACCTGCTTTCCGACGGGTGCTCCCTGCTGGGCACCAGAACAAACAGGCTGTGTGCTAGACATGGACCGCGGCTCTGTCAGGACAGCCTGCGAGGTGTGCTGTGCGTGCGTGTCTGCTGTCCTATCACAAGAGCATGCTGGATGTGcctgtgcatgctgtgtgcagTCCTTCGTGTAGGCCAGTGAGCTGGGgtcttttttattggggggtAGGGACTCTGCTGTTTGTTTTCATACAATCTCTCCTGCTAAGTGGATGCTCCCCTGAATCCGGCTCAGcctggggggaggaggagcaggacaCAGATTTCTGGTCATCTGTCATCTTTGGTGGACTGCCACCAAACAGAAAGCATGTGTGTCACAtctctagaaagaagaaaaaacagttCAAATCCTAATGTATACTTTTGACTTTAACTTTTATAGTAAACAGACTCTGCGCTGACTTTCCATGTGGCCATTTGACTTTAAGGGATATAAGCTAAGCTCCGTGTTTTTTTCTGTAGCTGTGTGTCACTTAGTACTtttgtaaaaataagtaaaatttgaGGTGTTTGGCAAGAATAATCACTTAATGTGTATTGTCCATTTTAATGTAACTACTGACCTCCGGTTATTGTTGCTTTGGTCTTTTGAGATCAAAGGCCCTCTCTGGCCAACTCTGTAACTGTCACCTCTCAGCgaccttccccttcctgcccctcctATGTCAGGGCCGTAGGCAGACGCTGAAAGCACTCAGTAAGGTTTGCTGCTCAGCCTGCCTGGTTAGAAAGAAGGAAGTGGGCAAATCCAGAGAGGAAATACTGCGGGCACAGCGAAGGGGCTGCAGAGGTGTCTCAGTGGCTCAGTTCATAGCACTCACactaattccagcttcagggaatccagtgctctcttctggcttctgacaCCGATATAGTGCAAATACATACACGTAGGAAAACActgcatatacatgaaataaaaataataaatctttaaaaacaaaaagacccagAAGGCAGGCAGACTACAAGAATAGTTTAATATTCTATGTAAGCTTGCTAATTTGGTGTGTTGGTCCACAAACTTGGACAGATCCTATATGCTTCCTCCAATGATGTTACATCTGGCCCAGGGCAAGAAAGTTAAGAGTCTGGCCCATTGTAGCCCATCACTGGGATGCTGCCTTCTATTCCCTACCTGATCAGCAGAACCAGAATGCCTCCCCTAAACTGGCATTCTGAGATTGTATGAGGCATTATGTCAGGCTGTGAGA encodes the following:
- the Arl2bp gene encoding ADP-ribosylation factor-like protein 2-binding protein → MDALEEESFALSFSSASDAEFDAVVGCLEDIIMDDEFQLLQRNFMDKYYQEFEDTEENKLTYTPIFNEYISLVEKYIEEQLLERIPGFNMAAFTTTLQHHKDEVAGDIFDMLLTFTDFLAFKEMFLDYRAEKEGRGLDLSSGLVVTSLCKSSSTPASQNNLRH